From the Gouania willdenowi chromosome 19, fGouWil2.1, whole genome shotgun sequence genome, one window contains:
- the LOC114481870 gene encoding lysine-specific demethylase 4A-like, whose product MTSDMSFPNPDGRGIMTFFPTYEEFSNFSRYIAYIESQGAHKAGLAKIVPPKEWKPRGSYDNIDDLVIPTPLKQVVSGNAGVFSQYIKRKKAMTVREFRKMANSVKYRPPKHSDFEELERKYWSNVNKNCPIYGADVNGSLFEPNVKDFNIGNLGTILDTLEQDSGINIEGVNTPYLYFGSWKTTFPWHTEDMDLYSINYLHFGEPKSWYAVSSEHGKSLEHLAKDFFPESAKNCEAFLRHKMALISPSILEKHGIPFEKITQNAGEFMITFPYAYHAGFNHGFNCAEATNFASERWIEYGKQAVMCSCREDMVKFSMDVFVRKYQPDRYAQWLEGRDVVPIDHSQPTPEAEEFFDDNGYSKDSCGKWKKTKRRIETKRPRVCLEVPEKEEENKVPHKSPRTTTKDGRSNTGWPKLILVDIFHQGFGDRGRAPTIQSQAEPSQHRSQNNGPIQMHLQAERSRYQEKLGLISGNDPYNVPDDKWNEDVSYFQGVT is encoded by the exons ATGACATCAGACATGAGTTTTCCAAACCCTGACGGCAGAGGCATCATGACTTTCTTCCCAACGTACGAGGAATTCAGCAACTTCAGCCGCTACATCGCCTACATAGAGTCCCAGGGGGCTCATAAGGCCGGCCTGGCTAAA ATTGTTCCACCTAAAGAGTGGAAACCGAGAGGCTCGTACGACAACATCGATGACTTAGTCATACCGACACCCCTTAAGCAGGTGGTGTCGGGCAATGCGGGCGTGTTCTCACAGTATATCAAAAGGAAGAAGGCCATGACTGTGAGGGAGTTCCGGAAGATGGCCAACAGTGTTAA ATATCGTCCTCCAAAACATTCAGACTTTGAGGAACTAGAAAGGAAGTACTGGTCGAACGTGAACAAAAACTGCCCAATATATGGAGCAGATGTGAACGGGAGCTTATTCGAGCCG AATGTGAAAGACTTTAATATTGGCAACCTCGGCACCATCCTGGACACACTGGAGCAGGACAGCGGCATCAACATAGAGGGCGTTAACACACCTTACTTGTATTTTGGGAGTTGGAAAACCACTTTTCCCTGGCACACAGAGGACATGGACCTCTACAGCATCAACTACCTTCACTTTGGAGAGCCCAAATCATG gtacgCTGTGTCTTCAGAGCACGGGAAAAGCCTGGAACATCTGGCCAAAG ACTTTTTTCCTGAAAGCGCCAAAAACTGTGAGGCGTTTTTAAGGCACAAGATGGCGCTCATCTCACCTTCAATCTTGGAGAAACACGGCATTCCTTTTGAAAAG ATTACACAAAACGCTGGTGAATTCATGATAACGTTCCCTTATGCGTACCACGCTGGTTTTAATCACGGTTTCAACTGTGCCGAGGCCACCAACTTTGCCTCGGAACGATGGATCGAGTACGGAAAACAAGCCGTCATG TGCTCGTGCCGGGAAGACATGGTGAAGTTTTCTATGGACGTGTTTGTGCGTAAATATCAGCCTGACCGTTACGCTCAGTGGTTGGAAGGGAGAGACGTGGTGCCCATCGACCATTCCCAGCCCACCCCAGAGGCTGAGGAGTTCTTCGATGACAACGGCTACTCCAAGGACAGCTGTGGGAAATGGAAAAA GACTAAACGGAGGATTGAGACCAAGAGACCCAGAGTGTGTCTGGAAGTACCAGAAAAGGAAGAGGAGAATAAGGTTCCTCACAAATCTCCAAGAACTACCACGAAGGATGGCAGAAGTAATACAG GTTGGCCAAAGTTGATTCTGGTGGATATTTTTCACCAAGGCTTCGGTGACAGAGGCCGAGCTCCCACCATCCAGTCCCAGGCTGAGCCCTCACAACACAG GAGTCAGAACAACGGCCCTATACAGATGCACCTGC AAGCTGAGAGAAGTCGGTACCAGGAGAAACTGGGTCTGATCAGCGGGAACGACCCCTACAACGTTCCTGATGACAAATGGAATGAAGATGTCTCTTATTTCCAGGGAGTGACTTAA